GATCAAGCCATTGACGGACTGCAGGTGCTAGACTTGATTTCCATCTCATTGCTATTAATCTTTTGGCCTGTATGAACAAAAAGGTCAGCATATGCTTTTCAGCTGTCGAGGGGGCAATGTCTCCAATTTGATTAAGGAGAAGGGCTATTGGGTCCACAGGTATGTAGAGGGCAAGGGATTGACTTGTCTCCTCTACTTTTTCCCAGAATTTATGTATTGCTGGGCATTGCCAAACCATATGGAAGAAGTTAGCAGGAGTGAAGCCGCATTTTGGACATACGTCTGGTATGTCTGAGTTGATCAGGTGTAATCTATGCGGAGTGAGGTACATTCAGAGTAAAAATCTGAACTGTATAATTTTGTCTCTAACACTAATTAGTGGGACATAGACTAATTCAAGGGTTTCTAGCCAGTTTTCAGCATCAATTGTAGGGACGTCTAGTACCCATTTATCCCTTAATTTCAGTAAGGGGTTGGTATCAATTTTAAGTAATGCCTTATAGAAGAGTGAGAGCTGCTTGTGCGAGCTACTCCGGTAAAGCATTTGCTCTAACGGATTGGGTGATATATCAATTACTGCCTCCCCAAATTCAGCCTGTATGACATGTTTCAGTTGCAAGTACCGGAAAAGCATACTATGAGGAAGGTAAAATTTTCCCTAAAGATCAGTGAAAGGTAAAAGTTTGCCCTGATCAAAAATATCCCCAAGGTATTTAATACTGTGTAAAGCCCACAACTTAAGGTCCGGGATATTTTTAAAGTGGGACCAGGGGTGCTTcacaatgaggcaagttgaggctgtcgcctcaggtggcagcgccccactaggtaccaggggcagcaaaaatgctgctcctggtactttaagagcgaatttctgggggagggggggcagcagcaaatgctgctgcctcaggcggtggaggggccaggattgcccctgggtGGGACAAATGTGGGTTAAACCAAAGAGGTTCATATTGAGAATGCTGCATAGAAGCCTTTGGGTtcgcatacgtctttagtttactggcacgtcagtagtctattgcaccttcagccctaaagaagtatgcgagggTGGTGCGTCACTCTGTgtcagtacgtgtctattgctaacaccttcagcacacagacagcagtatagaccaagtggcagatcatttcactaatgttcccaaatattactgctatggctacgagATTCCTGATTGCACAgtgctggcgggccacattattattcatttcatgacagaggctgagggccagtgtaaatttgaaaacgggccacaattggctttggacatgcctgccctaatgtgccaagcttgtgtcccaatgcatgttgtttttgtttacaatttgccgactgccaagtttaatgtaagttcaatgtaagactacaatacacggctgacttgtgtagaagttaccagattttaccctagtctcctgtcactcttaaaggagaaggaaagccccagggcgcaaaacccctcccccatcccctgtgttgcccccccctccctcctcccccctggcctacctgtccccctgggcaaatgcccctaacttgttactcacccctctgcgcaggtcctgtccacggagttcacagtcgccatcttctcccacacgcgtcttcttcctgctctgaccggcgtcttctggcgcatgcgcagtaggaacaggtacggtacagctctattgcgcatgcgccgaatgtcacgaagtgaaatcggaaaacttcgtgacattcggcgcatgcgcaatagagctgtaccggtacctgttcctactgcgcatgcgccagaagacgccggtcagagcaggaagaagacgcgcgtgggagaagatggcgactgtgaactccgtggacaggacctgcgcagaggggtgagtaacaagttaggggcatttgcccagggggacaggtaggccaggggggaggagggagggggggcaacacaggggaggggggaggggttttgcgccctggggctttccttctcctttaagcattcttgCGTCTTCTaatgacttttctcaatttcagacaattttggggcaaaaatctgctgcccaccaaaatgtcctgttttaccaatatttaatatgtattagggcctcatggggtccctatacccctctgtatttacacccctggtgatgggcaaatctatcccattttacttcatggaaacaTTAGCAAAGTcagtgacaatttgaaaaaggcgtattttcacatgaagtttagatttatttttcacttcATATATTGGACTTTTTGACTCTTGTCTAGTTTTGtggctgtttttgaaaattagacctagCAACCCTGCGTGGGCGCTCAGCCGGCAAAGGGAGCAAGAATGAGGCAGAACGTGCATAAAATTGAGGGCATTTACGACGGAAGAAACACTACAGATAAAGTAGAAAGAAGCTACAGTGGGaatacggaaagcattttaggacatctggAAGCTATTGCTAAGTTACCGCCTTCTAGTTTGACTCCTGTAAACGTCATGACGAAAGCGATAACCATCAACCAATCCCATATATCGCTTCTGCGCATGCCTCTTGCGCTATTCTGCGCTTCTTGAGCCATCAACAAAGATGGCGGCGCCGGTACGGTTCTGGAAGCCGGGTAAGGAGGCTAAACACCTACTGACTTTCTTATAAGGTGTATTGGAGGCTGGAAGAGTTTCTTTCGGTTTTATTGGGGGTAGTGCATTCTTAGTACCTATTCTCCTTACCTACGCCTTATGTCTGGCCTGCAGGAGGGAGACAGACACCGGTGACTCTGTATAACCCGAATCTCTGCTGAGTGTGGGGAGTCTTCTCTGTTTCCTATCGATACCCTTAATTAATGAAATAAGTGTGTGAACATGTAGAAGCCAATCAGACATTAGCTGTCATCTCACAAACTTGCCTTTAAGTTCATTCCATTCACTACAGTGGCTGATTAGATGCCttcatacatttttgttttgctccccaatCACAAAATTAGTCTGAATGGGGGATTAGAAATCCTGTGTGAGGGGGAGAGTGCATACTGAGCATATGTGCTGGGTTGTCAAATATAGTGGGATTGTGCCCAAACCTTTAGTATCTCTTACGGCTCTTAACATAATTATATTCCTAGTAGAATAGCTCAGCGGCTTTCACAATATTTACAATGAACTATTTATCCTTTTGatgttttattaagttttttttaaatgaagggtTATTTGGGTTAATGACTAACTTACAAGTCTGCAGCGCAGCAACTTTTGGAACAACTGCCAATATCTGGCTTTCCTGGGAGCTGTAATTCAACATAAAGCAAACACTGGCCATCAATAATATCACATCttgcccaggtctggactgagaatcaaaataggtcctggcattttaggtacacagaggaccaaacagcTCCCCACCCTCCCAATAAAGTGACTGTCTGTGACATTTTACAGCAGTCCCTCAGATTGAGAGTCTGGGTCTCATCTTGCCTTGCTGTCACCTCTGTACAGGTGCTGCTTTCCAGGGCTCAGGGCAGTTGttgccaaaccccccccccaaagctgttgcctatttaccccccccccccaaaagcagTTGCAGAAGTTTAGTTCCCCAGCACAGACGGGTctattaatcagctggcttgtcttACCTTGTTTTAACAGTCTGAGTTGCCAGGACAGAgagtagaaagggacagacaaatgctgctttcaatagcaatacatatacgaATAACttacaaaccacaaaaaaaatttgcagtgaatgtataatgcaaagttgcatagaatgatgttttcttttattaggaacaaTTACTTTGAAGTGGGTAGTATTTGTGTTGGATCACGTGTATAGCCTGAATTGGGAATGACCATACATAGAATATTTAAAGTGTCCTTTTAAACCAAATATTGGAAACTATAGGATAATATTAAAATTGTGATGTGTATCCAAACTGGTAGTGGTTACTACCCTCTAATGAACTGCATGTTTCTGTTGTAGGTACTGAAGGCCCAGGCGCCAACATTGCTGAAGAGAGGCAGAGTAATTCTGAGGTCTCCTCTGTCATCTATAACCCACACACCTCTCTCTCCATAGAGCATCAGAGGCAGAAACTGCCTGTGTTTAAGGTATTAACACTGCTTATATCGTAAATGGATTGTTTATCTTTGAATTTACTTTTTGTGTAATGTAGAGAGtaataatttaaaacactttgcaattggttttcagttttttgagctttttcagttatttgtctgtcagggtcagtgacccccacctgagaaaggagaaaaaaaacttgttgaagaTTGAATAGGACATTCTATGACATAGTGAGCTAACGTAAAGGTGACCGACccttttaaagggacattatactcTGTTATATAAAATGGAATACGTTATTGTACAATGGATCTTGTATgtctatatatttgtgtttgttcaCATAAATCAGAAAATTATTCAGCTTGCATAGTGTCTGCTCTTGTTTCTTTACATCAAGAGGATGTTCTGGCATATGAtctcaagtatttattttattattggtcGTCAGTCATTGTAATTTTGTGTTTCTATCCCTAGCTGAGAAATCACATCCTGTACCTGGTGGAGAATTACCAGACTGTGGTGATTATTGGAGAGACGGGATGTGGGAAAAGCACCCAAATCCCACAGGTCAGTTCCGTAATTCATATTCTGAAGAAAGTGGCTGGTTTCTGTGGCCAGGGGGCTCTGGTATGTAACGAGATGTGGACGGggcctggacttttttttttttttgatgcgcatgTCGCTTTACAACACAAGATGGCTTATTGAACACTACCAGTGTGTGTGCGCCTAGCTATAGGGATGACATTGCTGTCTCAGTGtctgaaatatatgtttttgcTTTTCCCCCCACAGTATCTGACAGAGGCCGGATGGACGGCAGAAGGACGAGTAGTGGGGGTTACCCAACCACGAAGGGTAGCAGCAGTTTCAGTAAGAATACTTTACTAGTGTTCAATGAGTATACCTACATTTTTGTTGTACCACCTCTCTctagttttccttaaaggagaaggaaagctaccaaggcagtttattgccaatagattagccacaatagtgcaagctttaacactatacttattctgcagaatgctttaccatccctgagtaaacagctctagaagttctctgtttgcttaggatagtagccaccatattagcttggtgtgatataacttcctgccagagtctctccctgctcacttatagctctgggctcagattactgctgtgaggggaagagggagggggagaggagctaattgagcatgctcaagccctagccctggagatttaagctggaaacaggaagtctgatacagaagcccatgtgtacacaatagaaggaaagaaatgcagtgtttcttttgacatgactcagagcagcattactttgaggttttactggtgtaaaacctcaaagtaatgtatttatatatatatatttatatatatatatatatatatatatatatatatatatatatatatatatatatatatatatatatatatacctttctgataaagcttacttagttttaacctttccttctcctttaaatttattgtttaatatgatgtaaacttgGTATTGAAATGTGTGGATCAGCctactgcttcctctataaaatGTCTGTCTGATCTAATCTAAATCTCATTGTACCAAAAAGGCCAGATAAGAAACTGCAGAATATGACTGTTTAAAATTGCTGAGTAATAACCTTTAAACTAAGCATCTCTCAAACACTGGGCACTTGTTTTACTGAGCAATACATTTAGTTATGATTCAGCTCTAATCCTTTGTTTCTCTTATGGGCTGCTCgtaatactttttatttgttttctccaGGTAGCAGGACGTGTGGCAGAGGAGCGCGGAGCTGTGCTTGGGCATGAGGTTGGCTATTGCATACGCTTTGATGACTGTACCGATCCACAAGCCACGCGTATCAAGGTATGATCAATAGTCCCATTCACTTACCACAAGAAGCAGGAATTATAACTGTCATGCTCTGAACCTTTCCTATCTAGCATTGTACTTTAACTCTTTGTATTATGTCTTGCATCCTATTTGTATTTTGCCCTGATATTGCTGCCTCACTGCCTGTTTTTCTGTTACTAGTTTCTGACAGATGGGATGCTTGTTAGAGAAATGATGTCTGACCCTCTGCTTACTCGATACAGGTAGGCGAAATCTCTTTCTCTTGGGCTAGGCTTCTCCATTGATAAATTAGTTGGGAGCGTAATACCAGTCAATGACTGTTCTGTATTGCTAAtaatcttatatatttttttaaagtttaaaggaacagtaataccaaaaaattaaagtgtgtcaagtaattaaaatatcatgtactgttgccctgcaatggtaaaagttctgtgtgttcttcaggaacactactatagtttatatgaacatgctgcaaaaatgaaaaaaggcagAAGATACATAGCGGATAACAGACAGAATACCATTATATTTTTCagggcttatctgctatctgctatgtGACATTCCTCCAGcctgaatggctgctcccacgattacacagcagcttgtttatgtaaactatagtagtttctgaagcaaacacagaacttttaccagtgcaatacattatattgtaattactttgatacactttcatttttggtgtttctgGCCCTTTAACGGTATAGTGCTGAATTTCTCATCCTGGAATGATTGATAGTAGGAGCATTTATTTGAACTTGTTGAACATTGTTGAGGTCTTATCTGTCTGTCACTGAATTTCCTGGATTAACAAACAAATATGTTTTGACAATATGTACTATGGAAACCTGTATTTATAATGTAGCAGTAGTCGGCTCTCCTTCAGCTAAACACAACATCGTTGCATACTCCGTGATAAACAGACTTGTAAATGAGAAGAATCTCAGAAGTGTGCCGTGCACAGGGAGCAGAACTGGCTGCTGGTTTATATTCTCATTGGTACATGTAGTGAGGACAAGCAGTGCTCAGGAATAGCGTGTGCCTTTACAGATTCAAGGTAGTTTGCTATTTTAATGATCTGCACAAGGATTAGCAAAGTTATTCCTGATATAGAAATTGCCATACAGTCCCACTAGGTTGGACACACCCCAGTGATGCCACGTTACACCCAATGGATTGCTAGGCCATTTCTTCCTCTTACTTTGCGTAATTGCATAATTAACTCAACAGGTGTCTTGTGGTAGCTGAGAAGTTAGACCGTGGCTGTGTAGACAAGTGGATCCAGTAatattttaccttaaaggagaactaaccccccccccaatcttgcAGGCATTGCCCCTCTCCGCAATGTGCTTTAGTGTTAAAAATTCCTACCGGTTGACATCTTCGTGTAATCTTCGGGTCTCGATTTGCATGCGTAGTTGAAGCCGATTCCTTGACTTGGTCTAATAGAGTGTGATGGCGAAGAAACCCGTAGACTACACggagatctggaagatggcgACCGGGAGCTCCACTTTAACACTAAAAGCACATTGCggggaggggggcaatgcctgCAAGATTGGGGGAGGGATTTAGCTCTCTTTAAAACTGATAAGGGAAATACATATAGATCTGTTTGATTAGACACATGCAAATAAAATTAGGCATAGTGCTCTTTAAGTAATCACCAAATTTTAAACACACGCATGGTGCCATGGCTAGCCTGACTTTCACTTCTCTGATCCAACAGCGTGCTCATTTTAGATGAAGCCCATGAACGGACTCTCTACACAGACATTGCTATTGGCTTGCTCAAGAAGGTGAGATGTTTTTTCCTAACTTGATTCAGTCACTGATAAGCCCTTTTGAGCAGGTGATCTCGTGATTTACTCCATTCTATAGTAAATCTTCTGCTTAGGGGTTTGAGGCCAGCACCATGACTCATACAGGGACACGTAGAGTCATGTACATTCTACTGCTTCAGATTCACATCTTTGGTGTTCAGAATGGATTTTGAGGAACATCAATGTTGGCTTACGCATGTATTATGAATTTACAAAATGCTAAGTATGGGAGAAAGCTAATCTGTCTTTCTAAAGGGAGGTGGAGGAGGCgcatgaaatatgtgaaaatgtgGCAGCATGtagcaaaaaaaattctaagtatttACTCAACAGCAATTGTGAATTTGTCATCTCACCTCCcataaatcttgtttctttttttttactctactgaGTGCTTTTATAATATGGCTTAGTGTGAATTATGGCTTTCTAGAAGCCTTAGCTAAGCacattacaaatgtaaaatatagtaCATTATCATTATTCTATTTAAAGGCAAAAGTAATTTAATTACAGCAATGGATCATTGTATGTCAAAGAAACCCTCTTATTTTCCTGATTTTGTATTGCTTTTACAGGTTCAGAAGAAGAGAGGGGACCTTCGCCTTGTGGTAGCATCTGCAACACTTGATGCAGAGGTAACTGCTACAATACAAATTGTGCAAATTAAccaattaaaacaaatatctcaTAAACGACTATAGTTTACACGCCCTAAGTACTAACCCATCATTCCGTTTGAATGTGTCACATGGTATGACTAAAACAGTGAAGGCAAAATTTCTAAGATGTAAAAAGTCTTAGACTTTTGTAATGTAATTTGAATGTCACATGATACAACTGAACAAGTATCTCTACTATTCGGTCACCTCTGATTTGTCATGTTGTAAGTATAGTCCTATACTTACAGCAATACTGTTTATTCTTTTTCCTTTCACTCCTTTGCCTTTTCTTCATTTGTACTTTGATAGCAAGAAATCTGAGATGTAATGCCTGACATTCAGAGATTTAATGCCTTTCCACCATACAGAAATTTAAGGCGTTCTTTAACCAGAATGACACCAGTGATCCCAGCAGGGACACATGTGCTATCCTTACGGTAGAGGGGAGGACGTTTCCTGTGGACATTTTCTACACACAGAGGTGAGTCTGTCTTAGTTTTGTCTTAGTCTGTCTTCGTTTATATTGATACCACCTAAAGGGAATTCCCTTCGTAgggtaaatgtatcaaattgcTTTCAAATTCTCTTTCACCTTCTATAGTATATTCTATATGCAATTTTCAGACTGGCTCACAAAGAAAATGAAATCCTAGGCTTCAGACAGCTCTTTAGTCTCTGGCGGTGTGGTTGTCAGACTTTTCTAgtttaaagcgataccgacacattcctataaaaattataGGAAAAAGCCCCcttcaaagccgcccccagcccggCAAACCTTTGTAAAGCTGACCCTCTGACTCTCTGTCTCTGGGGGCCGGAGTGATCCTTCCAttggctgaagtcctgttttcatttgtaattagcttATGGGAGGATCGCGCCGACCCCAGCCTAGCATCATTGAAACAAGGCAGAAGATCCATTAGCAGTGTTAGGCGGGTCGGCTTACCGACGATTTGCGTGGTTTGGGCAGCTTTGGGGGGGTGGCCTTTAGAAGAAAATATTCTgcgtgcagcacctccttgacacattcctatgatttttttatatgagCGTGTCGGTATTGCTTTAAGCCACCTTTTGGCTATAAACTTTCCCCCAAAAGTTAATAATAACGTTGGAGATATAGCAAAATATCTTTGTTTTATGTATCAGTTACAGAGTTATTGACAACAACATTTTCATCAAAGCTTCCATCCCAAATCATTCAGGCATTTTCCCAGAAAAGTCTGGGACTTTAAACAGTAGAACCCtctacatatatacagatatattgattgggcaggccaatgatgtgtgtgtgtgtgtggggggagcgTTTACAGGCTGATAAGTTTACTACTCTGAAGGGGCCAAGTTGTCAGCTTCTTTCAAGCTGGGTATGGCCAACTCCGCTCTCCAAAGGCTGCTGGATCCGGAGGCAGCTGTGCACGCCGGACAGTAAGAGTAGTTAATATAGGAAAGcttaagaaaaagaaagaagggaCAAGGCAGTAAAATAGGGAGACAATCAGAAATAAAGATAGGGAGAGGAGCTGCAGTGTAAAGGTACAGTTAGGCGAAACAATTTAGGATTATCAAAAGGGGGGAATATGAGCAAAATAAAGATTATAGTAGATTGAAGgcaaaagaaaagagagaacAATATAAGAAGCTAAAGAAGAAAGGAGATTAGTGGCCCCTTTCTGTTTGGGTCCAGTTATCCCAATCTGACTGcctgccttttttttctttttttggtttggaGTTTTGACATATTCTCTACTTCTTATCCACAGCCCTGTTCCAGATTACCTGAAGTCTACAGTGCAAACGGTGATGAAGATCCACCAGAGTGACCTTGACGGTGACATTCTGGCCTTCCTAACTGGCCAAGTAAGAGAATCCGTATAAGACCCTCCaatcatttataaaatttttTGCTGCACAGTCACATTTTTATTAGTGAAATTTCTTCTTTTGGAAATCTTAAGTTGAATCATGGAATTCCTGAGATAGCTATAAGGTTCCCCCAAGGAGCAGATGATTTAGATTAACATCTTTTAGTTTACTTTTTCATATTTCTTACATAAGAACCTAATTGCTGTGGGATGTGAAAATGGTCATTGTGACTCCTAGTGgatgaaaaaggaaacaaaaatgcTGCTCTCTAAGTGTTTTAGATCAATGCTTTAATAAtccttgttttgctttttttgcttGGACATCGTTGCTCAGATGTCCCCACAGTATGATTTGCAGAGAGACCAAAATTGTGGCAGCAGGATGCAATTAAACTAGGGGGGATTTAGCAAAagtattaaccctttcactgccaacAGATTTgagcattttgtgctctttcagttTTGGGGCCTTTCCTGGGGATGGGGGGGGGACTTTCAGTTTACCCAGGTAAaccatatattgttttttttttttttttttttttaggacaacctaagctttcaaaatatgctagaattatGATGCAATTCTACATTTTGATAATGGCTTCTATagatgtaaaaaatgaaaaaaatatttttccataatataaacacataaagtagaaacatattttattttatgcataaaaatacaactgattttaAAAGGCCCCATGTCTCACGCGAACACGGCAATtacaaatgtatgtgttttatgaagatttctgacTTGTCAAAAACtccagcagtacactaccaaaattccaaagtgctgctccagaaccctgcatttttcagatttcaaGGACAAAATTCCACTGACCGTAGGTTTACTCtagcaaaccatacatttttgcaaaaaaaaattctgacgaatgcaaaataagtacatttgtctttctactccaaactacccagTCACAACACTTTTCTAAAGTTACAGGGCTTTATaacattttctgactttttttaaagatCACATCAAagcttccagtttgcagcatctatttcccacatatcattattatcaagataaatcaccctaaataagAGGGCCAGGGGtccaatgaacagtttgatgcccaatatccaTAGGTTTACCTAGATATCTGGCCTCAAGGGGCCCCAAGaggaagacaccccatatggtctatcatttctgtcatttcagctgctgcaaaagcaacacatttacagcattttatatgGGGTAAAACTACTAAAAAGTAAGTTCATCCCAGAAAGTCACATATTTTGGCAAAGTACACATTaccctgaatccaaaatgggtaaatatgcctttctactccaaggtcccaaactgcaaagcttttctaaaactGTCGATTTTGATGAAAtttcagaaaatcacctcaaaacttccaattTACAGcgtcttatctcccacatatcattaggtacaaAGATAAATCAttctaaatatgaaggccaggggtccACTAAACAGGTTGatacccaatatatataggtttacctaagtctAGGGCCCCTAAAAAGAAGACTTGGTATTATGGAAACTTTTATTGCCAGTCTGGATGGACAATGACAGGGGCCACTTGAAGTATGATAATTACAGGCCAATATCAATAATAACTCCTTCGAAAAAGGGCTTTTTCTTTTTGGGACTTTGTACGTCTTACACGGGTTGGATGTATGTAACCACGTAACTCTTGCCTAATTGTGATTTCACTAATTATGGGCTAAATCTTATATTTATGCTGTTTCTCTCACTGATCATTATTATCATTGACAAAGGGGATTTTACCCCAAACTTTAcacttttgcaaataaaattgcaagggttTGCCCTGCTTGAACTTGCTGTGTGTGCCGATGTATTGTTAATTTCAATAATTACTGTGGGGTGCTGATGTCCTATCACTGTGCACCAGACAGTAGGGACAGACAGGGAAGTCGTCTAcagcatatttatttatgtactgaTCAAGCTCATCACTCCTGAAGAAAGGAAATGGACTGACAAGTTTCTTCTATTTATGATTCTCTATTATTTAGTAGTTGAGTGCCACCTACTGGATATCAACTAATTACACCAAGTAAGATGGGAGCTACTGTCCCCAGTGAGACAGAACTAAAAAGATTGCACATCTGTGTATTAGAGTATAGTGTGTACATAGACTTATCGACAGAATTAACTATATCATTTATGATCTTTTCTAATTCTTGCCTTGTAGGAGGAAGTGGAGAGTGTGGTGTCCATGCTTGTAGAACAGGCCCGCATCCTCTCTCGTACTGGCATGAAGAAGCACCTGCGTGTGCTTCCCATGTATGCAGGACTCCCAACTTCTGAGCAAATGAAGGTGTTTGAGAGGGTCTCCCACAGTGCCAGGAAGGTAAGGCTGGAATGTGAAATCTGGTTTTCATGTTGTACAtgctatataaatgtgtgtgagaAGTCAGCATGATGCATGTTGCTTGTCTTAGTCTGCAGCCTATGGCCTCTTcagctattgctgaactacagcacCCTAAGACACACAGACATCCCTTACTGGCCTTTATTCCTTCTGGTGCAACCCTTGTTTATTGATCGCCCCATATGCGCAAGTCTCCTTTGTCCCTCCCAGGTGGTGGTTGCAACGAACATTGCAGAGACTTCCATTACTATAAACGGGATCTCCTTTGTGATAGACTGTGGTTTTGTCAAGTTGCGAGCATACGACCCCAAACGTGCTGTGGAGTCTTTGGTGGTAGTTCCTGTATCACAGGCTTCAGCCAATCAGAGAGCGGGACGAAGTGGCAGGAACCGTTCTGGGCAGTGCTATCGGCTGTACACAGGTATTATTCATGCCTCATTTTCTCACTGCTTCTGTGTGGCTTGTGGTCAAATCCCATCTACCTGCTTACTCTCTGCTCCTCTCTTGTGCTTGTTGTCTACTGCTTCTGTCTATTTCTATGAATGTAGCTTCCTGTCTTTCTTGTTCTtgctttcttttttccctataggGATAGAAAGGGAAGAGAGATAGAAAGAAGTAG
The Xenopus laevis strain J_2021 chromosome 9_10S, Xenopus_laevis_v10.1, whole genome shotgun sequence DNA segment above includes these coding regions:
- the dhx35.S gene encoding probable ATP-dependent RNA helicase DHX35, whose translation is MAAPVRFWKPGTEGPGANIAEERQSNSEVSSVIYNPHTSLSIEHQRQKLPVFKLRNHILYLVENYQTVVIIGETGCGKSTQIPQYLTEAGWTAEGRVVGVTQPRRVAAVSVAGRVAEERGAVLGHEVGYCIRFDDCTDPQATRIKFLTDGMLVREMMSDPLLTRYSVLILDEAHERTLYTDIAIGLLKKVQKKRGDLRLVVASATLDAEKFKAFFNQNDTSDPSRDTCAILTVEGRTFPVDIFYTQSPVPDYLKSTVQTVMKIHQSDLDGDILAFLTGQEEVESVVSMLVEQARILSRTGMKKHLRVLPMYAGLPTSEQMKVFERVSHSARKVVVATNIAETSITINGISFVIDCGFVKLRAYDPKRAVESLVVVPVSQASANQRAGRSGRNRSGQCYRLYTEEDFLKLPPSTVPEMQRSNLAPVILQLKALGIDNVLRFHFLSPPPAQSMVQALELLYALGGLDKHCRLTEPLGVRMAEFPLNPMFAKMLLESGNFGCSAEILSIAAMMQIQNVFIVPPNQKSQAIREHRKFAVEEGDHLTMLNVYEAFIKFNKSSHWCQQHFLNYKGLMRAVTVREQLKKLLSKFKVPKNSSEGDPDPILRCIVAGFFANAAKLHSTGVYRTVRDGHELHIHPTSVLYAEKPPNWVLFSEVVQTNKYYIRDVTAVESAWLLELAPHFYQHGTHLSHTSKRAKIDNL